A part of Chloroflexota bacterium genomic DNA contains:
- a CDS encoding NADP oxidoreductase codes for MTKPTVASDWLCGCAGCHMSLLDIDERILQVVDLVDLRATPITDLKEPDEKGVTVGILEGGINNTYNEEVAKRMRERCKILVALGDCAVFGGVPAMRNFVGVESALQRAYIDAESVDAEGLIPADPELAEMTRVRAVSEVVPVDVFIPGCPPDADTIFYALVELAQGRIPEIKNDKLHWH; via the coding sequence ATGACAAAACCCACTGTAGCCTCTGATTGGCTTTGCGGATGCGCTGGATGCCACATGTCACTTTTGGATATAGACGAGCGCATTCTCCAGGTCGTAGATTTGGTAGACCTGCGCGCAACCCCGATCACCGACTTAAAAGAACCGGATGAAAAAGGTGTCACTGTTGGTATCCTCGAAGGCGGCATCAACAACACATACAATGAAGAAGTTGCCAAACGAATGCGGGAACGCTGTAAGATCCTGGTCGCCCTGGGTGACTGCGCTGTCTTCGGCGGCGTCCCTGCCATGCGGAACTTCGTCGGTGTTGAATCCGCCCTGCAAAGAGCCTATATCGATGCGGAAAGCGTCGATGCCGAAGGTCTGATTCCCGCCGATCCTGAATTGGCAGAAATGACCCGGGTGCGTGCCGTGAGTGAGGTCGTCCCGGTTGATGTATTTATCCCCGGTTGCCCACCTGATGCGGACACGATCTTCTATGCCCTCGTTGAACTGGCTCAGGGTCGGATCCCGGAAATCAAGAACGATAAGCTGCATTGGCACTAG